One region of Cerasicoccus sp. TK19100 genomic DNA includes:
- a CDS encoding Dabb family protein, which produces MPSADLPSSGLVYHFVAVWLKNPDDTSARERIAAQTEAWRDFPGVVDVAYGDGLAGERKIVQDYDYGVLLIFESEAALRHYEQDPEHQRAIKEVLAPLAAKVQVFDFVVPEGTTSGLGRSELRKRQYRHYAVFAND; this is translated from the coding sequence ATGCCGTCAGCAGATTTACCCAGCAGCGGTCTGGTCTACCATTTCGTAGCCGTATGGCTGAAGAACCCCGACGACACCAGCGCCCGCGAACGCATCGCCGCGCAAACCGAGGCCTGGCGCGACTTCCCGGGCGTCGTCGATGTGGCCTATGGCGACGGTTTGGCCGGCGAGCGCAAGATCGTGCAGGACTACGACTACGGCGTGCTCCTCATTTTCGAGAGCGAGGCCGCCCTGCGCCACTACGAACAAGACCCCGAACACCAACGCGCAATCAAAGAAGTACTGGCCCCGCTGGCGGCCAAAGTGCAGGTGTTTGATTTCGTGGTACCCGAGGGAACCACGAGCGGCTTGGGCCGGTCTGAATTACGCAAACGCCAGTATCGGCACTACGCAGTTTTCGCCAACGATTGA
- the metF gene encoding methylenetetrahydrofolate reductase [NAD(P)H], whose amino-acid sequence MPRKIISKFADGRKVFSVEFFPAKTEEGARQILRTAHSLKAYNPDFVSITYGAGGSTRERTIEYGELLRDLFDYEVMPHLTCVGHSKDDLVGILERFQKSDFHNIMTLRGDPPKGQTDFKPHPEGLAYASDLVAFIKERFPDFCLGVGGYPEKHPEASDLQADLANLKIKADAGADFITTQLFFRNELYFKFVDNCRALGIEIPVLPGVMPALSFDQVKRFCNFCGADVPRELLGKLELVKDDEVASQAVGVEWAFKQIRELLDKGAPGVHLYILNRSAAAVELMEKLRSANAL is encoded by the coding sequence ATGCCTCGTAAGATTATTTCCAAGTTCGCAGACGGCCGCAAAGTGTTCTCCGTCGAGTTTTTTCCCGCCAAGACTGAAGAAGGCGCGCGCCAGATCCTGCGCACCGCCCACTCGCTGAAGGCTTATAATCCGGATTTCGTGTCCATCACCTACGGTGCCGGTGGCTCCACCCGTGAGCGCACCATCGAATACGGTGAGTTGCTACGCGACCTGTTTGACTACGAGGTCATGCCGCACCTGACCTGCGTCGGCCACTCCAAGGACGACCTCGTGGGCATCCTGGAGCGCTTCCAGAAGAGTGATTTCCACAACATCATGACCCTGCGCGGTGACCCGCCCAAGGGCCAGACGGACTTTAAACCACACCCCGAGGGCCTGGCCTATGCGTCGGATCTGGTGGCGTTTATTAAAGAGCGTTTTCCGGACTTCTGCCTTGGTGTGGGCGGTTACCCGGAGAAGCATCCCGAGGCGTCGGACCTGCAAGCCGACTTGGCCAACTTGAAAATCAAGGCCGATGCGGGGGCAGACTTCATCACCACGCAGCTCTTCTTCCGCAACGAGCTGTATTTCAAGTTTGTCGACAATTGCCGCGCCTTGGGCATCGAAATCCCGGTTTTGCCGGGCGTGATGCCGGCGCTGTCGTTCGACCAAGTGAAGCGCTTCTGCAACTTCTGCGGAGCCGACGTGCCGCGTGAATTGCTCGGCAAGTTGGAGCTGGTCAAAGACGACGAGGTGGCCTCACAGGCGGTCGGCGTCGAATGGGCCTTCAAGCAGATCCGTGAACTGCTGGACAAGGGAGCGCCCGGCGTACACCTCTACATTCTGAATCGCTCAGCGGCGGCGGTGGAGCTGATGGAAAAACTCCGGTCGGCCAACGCGCTATAA
- a CDS encoding transcriptional regulator: MNKKSDNPYENLERIFHEPKRLAMIAAIAESEAGLSFSEIKEACELTDGNLNRHLKLLEEEKIVIAKKAVSGNRARTIVRLSAAGRRKFVKYLEALELALTQAAQSMGSKSKSKASVLKGVTA; encoded by the coding sequence ATGAATAAGAAATCGGACAATCCCTACGAAAACCTGGAACGCATCTTCCACGAGCCCAAGCGCCTAGCCATGATCGCCGCCATTGCGGAGTCGGAAGCAGGCCTGAGCTTTAGCGAAATCAAGGAAGCCTGCGAGCTGACGGATGGCAACCTGAACCGCCACCTCAAGCTGCTCGAGGAGGAAAAGATCGTCATCGCGAAGAAAGCCGTCAGTGGCAACCGCGCCCGCACCATTGTGCGCCTGTCCGCCGCTGGCCGCCGCAAGTTCGTGAAGTATCTGGAGGCGTTGGAGCTGGCGCTCACGCAGGCCGCGCAATCAATGGGCTCGAAGTCCAAATCAAAGGCCAGCGTGCTCAAGGGCGTCACCGCCTAG